The genomic region TTATGCATCCTATGCATTTGCAAGCAAGGAGCCAAAGCGTTCGGACTATGTGGAAAATCCATTGAATGAATTCCCGAAACCGGAGCAGATGCAGAATGTGGAGGCGGGTTATCGTTTTAGAGATCAGCAGTTCAATATCGGAGCGAATGTTTACGGGATGTTTTATAAAAATCAGTTGATCCCTACGGGTGCTCTAAATGATGTTGGCGCGGCATTGCGCCAGAATGTGGAGGACAGTTATAGAATTGGTTTTGAATTGGATGCTGCCTGGAATATCAATTCACATTTTGTGTGGGGAGTAACCGCAGCATTGAGTCAGAATAAGATCAAGAACTTCGTGGAGAAGATTGCTGTCTATGATAATGAAAATGATTGGAATTATGTGGGCGAGGAAGAAATTTTCTACAAGTCGACGACTATTGCGAAGTCGCCTGCAGCCGTTCTGTCGAATATCTTTACTTACAAACCTACGGAGGCTTTATCCTTTAGTTTATTGAGTAAGTATGTCTCTAGAATCTACTTGGACAATAGTGGCGCGAAGGAACGTAGCATAGATCCTTCATTTGTGAACAATCTTCAAGGTATTTATAGCTTCTCAGCCTTCGGTATCGAGCGTATCGACCTGAACTTGACGGTGAATAACATCTTCAACAGCAAGTATGAGACGACGGGTTATACCTGGGGCCAGAAGTTTGAAAGCAAAGGGACGCGAGATTATTACAATTTTTACTACCCACAGGCAGAGACTAATTTTATGTTAGGACTGAATATTAGGTTCTAAGGATTGGCAAATCGTTATTATCTTTTTACTTTTAGTGCATGCGAGCAGTAATACAACGAGTGAGCCATGCGAGCTGCACGGTAGACAATCAGATAACGGGAGAAATTAAGGACGGTTTATTGGTACTTCTAGGTGTGGAAGAGGAAGATACAAAGGCTGATATGGAGTGGTTGGGACAGAAGTTAGTGAACTTGCGTATCTTCTCGGATGAGGAGGGGCTGATGAATAGGTCTGTTCAGGATATTGAAGGCAATATTCTGTTGATTTCGCAGTTTACCCTGTTCGCACAGACGAAGAAAGGCAATCGACCATCGTTCATTCGTGCGGGCAAGCCCGATATTGCAAAGCCCATGTATGAAGCCATGGGTAAGTACCTATCTGATTTGCTGAACAAGCCGGTGCAACTAGGAATCTTTGGCGCCGATATGAAAATCGATCTGCGCAATGATGGCCCCGTTACGATTATCATGAATACCAAGGATAAAGATAACTTCTAAATAAAACAGATATGACGATAGCAGAAGCGCAGGCCATAGTGGATAAATGGATAAACAGCACGGGAGTGCGTTATTTCAATGAGCTAACGAATACAGCAATGTTGATGGAGGAGGTTGGCGAAGTGGCGCGTATTATGGCCCGGCAATACGGGGAGCAGTC from Sphingobacterium sp. BN32 harbors:
- the dtd gene encoding D-aminoacyl-tRNA deacylase, with the translated sequence MRAVIQRVSHASCTVDNQITGEIKDGLLVLLGVEEEDTKADMEWLGQKLVNLRIFSDEEGLMNRSVQDIEGNILLISQFTLFAQTKKGNRPSFIRAGKPDIAKPMYEAMGKYLSDLLNKPVQLGIFGADMKIDLRNDGPVTIIMNTKDKDNF